The Paracoccus liaowanqingii genome window below encodes:
- a CDS encoding YcbK family protein: MTMDLISRRGILGVFAATTVAATPVMANAFGFLRGNAGDMRRVRMYNGRTGESIDTVYWVDGKYIREALNEINIFMRDWRTGEVIGIDPRTIDVAAASSRLMQTNEPYMMLSGYRSPRTNAMLRRQSGGVAQNSLHVTGKAADLRLKSRSVGQMYQAAVACRAGGVGRYSRSNFVHMDCGPVRSWGS, encoded by the coding sequence ATGACAATGGACCTTATCTCCCGTCGCGGCATTCTTGGTGTCTTCGCGGCAACCACTGTTGCGGCAACTCCGGTGATGGCCAATGCCTTCGGTTTTCTGCGCGGCAACGCGGGCGACATGCGGCGGGTGCGGATGTACAACGGCCGGACCGGCGAGAGCATCGACACGGTCTACTGGGTCGACGGCAAGTACATCCGCGAGGCCCTGAACGAGATCAACATCTTCATGCGCGACTGGCGCACCGGCGAGGTGATCGGCATCGACCCGCGCACCATCGACGTGGCCGCCGCCTCGTCGCGCCTGATGCAGACGAACGAGCCCTACATGATGCTGTCGGGCTATCGCTCGCCCCGCACCAACGCCATGCTGCGCCGCCAGTCGGGCGGGGTCGCGCAGAACTCGCTGCACGTCACCGGCAAGGCCGCCGACCTGCGGCTGAAGTCGCGCTCGGTCGGCCAGATGTACCAGGCCGCCGTCGCCTGCCGCGCGGGCGGGGTCGGTCGCTACAGCCGGTCGAACTTCGTCCACATGGATTGCGGTCCCGTCCGCTCCTGGGGCAGCTGA
- a CDS encoding aspartate aminotransferase family protein codes for MPLDRKPAPNDLRAFWMPFTANRQFKSAPRMLVASRDMHYTTADNRQVLDGTAGLWCCNAGHCRPRITESVQAQVGELDYAPAFQMGHPLAFELANRLVDIAPDGMEHVFYTNSGSEAVDTALKIALAYHRARGDAARTRLIGRERGYHGVGFGGISVGGIVNNRRHFGTLLAGVDHMPHTHLPENVFTKGQPEHGLHLADELERIVALHGAETIAAVIVEPMAGSTGVLMPPKGYLQRLRDITRKHGILLIFDEVITGFGRLGSPFAAQHFGVVPDMICCAKGLTNGVIPMGAVLASAQIHDAFMQGPEHIIELFHGYTYSGNPISCAAAIATLDTYAEEGLLTRAASLETYWQEAIHGLRDHPHVIDIRNMGLIGAVELAPIEGHPGKRGFDTFVKAFEAGILIRVTGDIIAMSPPLIIGEAQIDELIGTLGDVLKTAA; via the coding sequence ATGCCGCTCGACCGCAAGCCCGCCCCGAACGACCTGCGCGCCTTCTGGATGCCCTTCACCGCGAACCGCCAGTTCAAGTCGGCGCCGCGCATGCTGGTCGCGTCCCGGGACATGCACTACACCACTGCCGACAACCGCCAGGTGCTGGACGGCACGGCGGGCCTGTGGTGCTGCAACGCGGGCCATTGCCGCCCCCGGATCACCGAATCCGTGCAGGCGCAGGTCGGTGAACTGGACTATGCCCCCGCCTTCCAGATGGGCCACCCGCTGGCCTTCGAGCTGGCGAACCGGCTGGTCGACATCGCGCCCGACGGCATGGAGCACGTTTTCTACACCAATTCCGGGTCCGAGGCGGTGGACACGGCGCTTAAGATCGCGCTGGCCTATCACCGGGCGCGGGGCGACGCGGCGCGGACCCGCCTGATCGGGCGGGAACGCGGCTATCACGGGGTGGGCTTCGGCGGCATCTCGGTCGGCGGGATCGTGAACAACCGCCGCCATTTCGGCACGCTGCTGGCGGGGGTCGACCACATGCCCCACACCCATCTGCCCGAGAACGTCTTCACCAAGGGCCAGCCCGAGCATGGCCTGCATCTGGCCGACGAGCTGGAGCGCATCGTGGCCCTGCACGGCGCCGAGACCATCGCCGCCGTGATCGTCGAGCCGATGGCCGGGTCGACCGGCGTGCTGATGCCGCCCAAGGGCTATCTGCAGCGCCTGCGCGACATCACCCGCAAGCATGGCATCCTGCTGATCTTCGACGAGGTCATCACCGGCTTCGGGCGGCTTGGCAGCCCCTTCGCGGCCCAGCATTTCGGGGTCGTCCCCGACATGATCTGCTGCGCCAAGGGCCTGACCAACGGGGTGATCCCGATGGGTGCGGTGCTGGCCAGCGCCCAGATCCACGACGCCTTCATGCAGGGCCCCGAGCACATCATCGAGCTGTTCCACGGCTATACCTATTCCGGCAACCCGATCAGCTGCGCTGCCGCCATCGCCACGCTGGACACCTATGCCGAGGAAGGGCTGCTGACCCGCGCCGCCTCGCTGGAGACCTATTGGCAGGAGGCGATCCACGGGCTGCGCGATCATCCCCATGTGATCGACATCCGCAACATGGGCCTGATCGGCGCGGTCGAGCTGGCCCCCATCGAGGGTCATCCCGGCAAGCGCGGCTTCGACACCTTCGTGAAGGCCTTCGAGGCGGGCATCCTGATCCGCGTGACCGGCGACATCATCGCCATGTCGCCACCCCTGATCATCGGCGAGGCGCAGATCGACGAGCTGATCGGCACGCTTGGCGACGTATTGAAGACCGCCGCCTGA
- a CDS encoding TetR family transcriptional regulator C-terminal domain-containing protein, with translation MSRIQQKNRDLILQGALQAFSTHGLRGATIDQIARAAGLSKPNVLYYFGSKDEIHKALLTTLLDMWLAPMQQIDPEGEPLVEVLSYVRAKMLMSRDYPRESRLFAHEILQGAPHLTGILGGGLREIVDRTVAVLERWMAEGRLARVEPRHLIFSIWSMTQHYADFETQVRAVLGAGRDPIDEGAAFLDDLYRKLLTP, from the coding sequence ATGTCCCGGATCCAGCAGAAGAACCGCGACCTGATCCTGCAGGGCGCGCTGCAGGCCTTCTCGACCCATGGGTTGCGCGGGGCGACCATCGACCAGATCGCGCGCGCCGCGGGCCTGTCCAAGCCCAACGTGCTGTACTATTTCGGCTCGAAGGACGAGATCCACAAGGCGCTGCTGACGACCCTTCTGGACATGTGGCTGGCGCCCATGCAGCAGATCGACCCCGAGGGCGAGCCGCTGGTCGAGGTTCTGTCATATGTCCGCGCCAAGATGCTGATGTCGCGCGATTATCCTCGGGAAAGCCGGCTGTTTGCGCATGAGATCCTGCAGGGCGCGCCGCATCTGACCGGGATCCTCGGCGGCGGGTTGCGCGAGATCGTGGACCGCACCGTCGCGGTGCTGGAGCGCTGGATGGCCGAGGGGCGGCTGGCGCGGGTCGAGCCGCGCCACCTGATCTTCTCGATCTGGTCGATGACCCAGCATTACGCCGATTTCGAGACGCAGGTCCGCGCCGTCCTGGGGGCGGGGCGTGATCCGATCGACGAGGGGGCGGCGTTCCTGGACGACCTCTACCGCAAGCTGCTGACGCCCTAG
- a CDS encoding TetR/AcrR family transcriptional regulator, producing the protein MSPFETRRYKTAKRIQAAAVDLAVRDGLANVTTEAISRHAGISTRTFFNYYPYKEAALMGPPPDYPPAASDAFVAGTGRLIDDLGALIEKHLSRYLGEREMIGHLLALSDKDPKLEALRNSAMLARRAQMRALLHRRLPGTDERMVEILAAAIIAATHAATKDWVSGQRPDFIAAAHENLSLILAAAEMLDKPTGA; encoded by the coding sequence ATGAGCCCCTTCGAGACGCGGCGTTACAAGACCGCCAAACGGATTCAGGCGGCCGCGGTCGATCTGGCGGTGCGCGACGGGCTGGCCAACGTCACGACCGAGGCGATCTCGCGCCATGCCGGGATCAGCACGCGCACCTTCTTCAACTACTATCCCTACAAGGAGGCGGCGCTGATGGGCCCGCCGCCCGATTACCCGCCCGCCGCCTCGGATGCCTTCGTGGCGGGCACGGGCCGGCTGATCGACGATCTGGGCGCCCTGATCGAAAAGCATCTCAGCCGCTATCTGGGCGAGCGCGAGATGATCGGGCATCTGCTGGCCCTGTCGGACAAGGATCCCAAGCTGGAGGCGCTGCGCAACAGCGCCATGCTGGCGCGGCGGGCGCAGATGCGCGCGCTGCTGCATCGCCGCCTGCCCGGCACCGACGAACGCATGGTCGAGATCCTGGCCGCCGCCATCATCGCCGCGACCCATGCCGCGACCAAGGACTGGGTGTCGGGGCAGCGTCCCGACTTCATCGCCGCCGCGCATGAGAACCTGTCGCTGATCCTGGCCGCCGCCGAGATGCTGGACAAGCCGACCGGCGCCTAG